A section of the Streptomyces sp. NBC_00178 genome encodes:
- a CDS encoding S1 family peptidase — MQQQLKHVKRAAVLGAISIAALGSMPAGAVAQTKGPSPSASIIGGTRAAEGEFPFMVRLDPVGCGGSLYADDLVLTAAHCVKASGPDTSLTITAGSVDLKSTAAVKVKSAAVYKAAGVPADWALIKLAKPINLPTLKIAETTKYNHGDFTISGWGSTSFGGDQQRYLRKATVPFLDDAGCAASSWGDEGDFYPGKQICAGGGSAGGVDICNGDSGGPLFRKNDVTDRWIQIGINSESACGHPGDPGLYVKVSTYAAKIKKEAARLHG; from the coding sequence ATGCAGCAACAGCTCAAGCACGTCAAGCGGGCCGCTGTCCTTGGTGCGATCTCGATCGCCGCGCTCGGCTCGATGCCTGCTGGTGCCGTCGCCCAGACCAAGGGGCCCAGCCCCAGCGCCTCCATCATCGGTGGCACCCGTGCGGCCGAGGGAGAATTCCCCTTCATGGTGCGGCTGGACCCCGTGGGCTGCGGAGGCTCGCTCTACGCCGACGATCTTGTGCTCACCGCCGCCCACTGCGTGAAGGCGAGCGGACCCGACACCTCACTCACCATCACCGCCGGCTCCGTCGACCTGAAGAGCACCGCGGCCGTCAAGGTGAAGTCCGCCGCCGTGTACAAGGCTGCAGGGGTGCCCGCAGACTGGGCGCTCATCAAACTGGCCAAGCCCATCAACCTGCCGACCCTCAAGATCGCGGAGACGACGAAGTACAACCACGGCGACTTCACCATCTCCGGCTGGGGATCGACGTCGTTCGGAGGCGACCAGCAGCGGTACCTGCGCAAAGCCACCGTCCCCTTCCTCGACGACGCGGGGTGCGCGGCATCGTCGTGGGGCGACGAGGGCGACTTCTACCCCGGCAAGCAGATCTGTGCCGGTGGCGGCAGCGCCGGCGGTGTCGACATCTGCAACGGCGACTCAGGTGGCCCCCTGTTCCGCAAGAACGACGTGACGGACCGGTGGATCCAGATCGGAATCAATTCGGAGAGCGCCTGCGGACACCCCGGCGATCCCGGCCTCTACGTCAAGGTCAGCACCTATGCGGCGAAGATCAAGAAGGAGGCCGCCCGTCTGCACGGCTGA
- a CDS encoding MFS transporter codes for MPDPQSPEQPATGDAPPRPTDGPLAAYRDVLAVPGAKRLATASLVAKWPISMFPVSVLLLVPPRYSYGQAGAVVAAVLLANAISSPIRGRQAARHGAHRVLRICLAGYVTGIAGIGALAAFTAPLPFVLAAALLMGSFFPPAGILLRSHWTVVDRERGRASANALESALMDLSLITGPVLAGWLSTSFAPVLPLALNAVLMTLAVVLLTKLPDWAAAPPGPAEGRHRSVLNAPLYRLFGAQFLFCAALAATEVSLPVYAQQQHAASASGWFLAGLSAGSIIGTLALGRLRSARATRLPTLLVLLAAGTSGIGAAMLLGPFAVALVCIPAGLAIGSVFASYFTVLGSVTPPGTDHEVQGWANSMNTVGFATGSFGGAALAEAFGASALLLSAPAAAVAASALAARSSRTGRTDS; via the coding sequence ATGCCGGACCCGCAGTCTCCCGAGCAGCCGGCGACCGGAGACGCCCCTCCACGGCCCACCGACGGGCCCCTCGCCGCCTACCGGGACGTACTGGCCGTACCCGGCGCCAAGAGGCTGGCCACGGCCAGCCTCGTGGCCAAGTGGCCCATCAGCATGTTCCCCGTCAGCGTGCTCCTGCTCGTCCCGCCCCGCTACTCCTACGGCCAGGCCGGCGCCGTAGTCGCCGCCGTGCTCCTCGCCAACGCGATCAGCAGCCCGATCCGCGGTCGGCAGGCTGCGCGACACGGAGCACACCGGGTACTGCGGATCTGTCTGGCCGGCTACGTGACCGGCATCGCCGGGATCGGCGCCCTGGCCGCCTTCACCGCCCCGCTCCCGTTCGTCCTGGCCGCAGCGCTGCTGATGGGCTCGTTCTTTCCACCGGCAGGCATCCTTCTGCGGTCCCACTGGACCGTGGTGGACCGTGAGCGAGGACGGGCCTCGGCCAACGCCCTGGAATCAGCCCTGATGGATCTGTCGCTGATCACCGGTCCCGTACTGGCCGGCTGGCTCAGTACCTCCTTCGCGCCCGTGCTGCCTCTCGCGCTGAACGCCGTACTGATGACGCTCGCGGTCGTCCTGCTCACCAAGCTGCCAGACTGGGCGGCGGCGCCACCCGGTCCTGCCGAGGGACGGCACCGAAGTGTCCTGAACGCTCCGCTGTATCGCTTGTTCGGTGCTCAGTTCCTGTTCTGTGCAGCTCTGGCCGCCACCGAGGTGTCGTTGCCCGTCTACGCCCAGCAGCAGCACGCGGCCTCCGCCAGCGGCTGGTTCCTGGCCGGGCTCTCGGCCGGCAGCATCATCGGCACGCTGGCCCTCGGCAGGCTGCGCAGCGCCCGGGCCACCCGCCTCCCGACCCTGCTCGTACTGCTGGCCGCAGGGACGAGCGGGATCGGGGCGGCCATGTTGTTGGGCCCGTTCGCGGTGGCTCTCGTCTGCATCCCGGCGGGCCTCGCCATCGGTTCGGTCTTCGCGAGCTACTTCACCGTCCTCGGTTCGGTGACGCCCCCTGGCACGGACCATGAGGTCCAGGGCTGGGCCAACAGCATGAACACGGTCGGCTTCGCGACGGGATCCTTCGGAGGGGCTGCACTGGCAGAGGCGTTCGGCGCCTCCGCCCTCCTGCTCTCCGCCCCGGCCGCGGCCGTCGCGGCGTCGGCTCTCGCGGCCCGGTCGAGCAGGACCGGGCGAACCGACTCGTAG